A single Panthera tigris isolate Pti1 chromosome A3, P.tigris_Pti1_mat1.1, whole genome shotgun sequence DNA region contains:
- the RPL31 gene encoding 60S ribosomal protein L31: MAPAKKGGEKKKGRSAINEVVTREYTINIHKRIHGVGFKKRAPRALKEIRKFAMKEMGTPDVRIDTRLNKAVWAKGIRNVPYRIRVRLSRKRNEDEDSPNKLYTLVTYVPVTTFKNLQTVNVDEN; this comes from the exons ATGGCTCCCGCAAAGAAGGGTGGCGAGAAGAAGAAGGGCCGTTCTGCCATCAACGAGGTAGTGACCAGAGAATACACCATCAACATTCACAAGCGCATCCATGGAGT GGGTTTCAAGAAGCGTGCCCCTCGGGCACTCAAAGAGATCCGGAAATTTGCTATGAAGGAGATGGGAACCCCAGATGTGCGCATCGACACCAGGCTCAACAAAGCTGTCTGGGCCAAAGGAATAAG GAATGTTCCATACCGTATCCGTGTGCGGCTGTCCAGAAAACGTAACGAGGATGAGGATTCACCAAACAAGCTCTATACGTTGGTTACCTATGTACCTGTCACCACTTTTAAAA ATCTACAGACTGTTAATGTGGATGAGAACTAA